TCAGAAATGAGTTACCCCTTGCAGGGGCCGTTCTCATGTCCATCACGTCAAAAACCAGTGGGTGGTTTTTACGCCGCCGCGCCGGCCTGGTTTTGATCCGCCGTTGACAGCCATGCGGGCATGGTTCAGAAACCTGCTACCCGCATTGGTGAGCTTCACACCGCCGGGATGGCGAATGAACAAGGCAACGCCAATCTCATCTTCCAAATCGCGGACCCATCGGCTGATCGTCGATTCCCAAACACCGAGTTCGGCGGCAGCTTGGGTCGTGTCTTGGATGATGTGGAAATTGCTGTTGCGGCGTCTCCGGTTTGGGGGACATGACGAGGTCAGGCGACGAGATCAAGAGGCAATGAGGCGGGTGGCTCTCCGAGGCTCTGCCAGCCGTCGACTTTCCGCATGGTGATCTGGCCGCAAGCGAGCAACGCCCAGAACAGCATGGCGGCGGTTTCGGCTGAAGGCAGCACGGTCTGGGTTTTGATCCGGCGTTTGAACTCCTCATGCAGGCGTTCAATGGAATTTGTGGTCCGCGCTGATTTCCACTGGCTAGTCGGCAATCGGGTGAAGGTGAACAGGCGATCGCCGGCTTCTTCCAGGCTGTCTGCCACGGCACGGCACTTCAGCCGCCATTTGGCGAGGAACAGCTTGCGCCGGCGCATCACCTCGGCGGCGTTCTCGGCGTAGATCATGTCGTTATAGTCGGCGGTGATTTCCTCATGCAGGGCGTCCGGCGCATGGGCCAGCAGGTTGCGATGCTTGTGGACGTTATGCCGACGTCGGCATAACGTCCATTATGCCGATGTCCGGATTATGCCGACCTCCGGCGCGGAACCAGCCTGGACGGCGGCGATCGCTGCGTAGGACGCGGCATAATCAGAGCGCATCAAGGAACGCGAGCAGCTTGTCGGTCGGATGGAA
This portion of the Acidibrevibacterium fodinaquatile genome encodes:
- a CDS encoding LysR family transcriptional regulator, which gives rise to MTSSCPPNRRRRNSNFHIIQDTTQAAAELGVWESTISRWVRDLEDEIGVALFIRHPGGVKLTNAGSRFLNHARMAVNGGSKPGRRGGVKTTHWFLT